CTTCGATCGCGCGCGGCGTCAGGCCTGTGCGGCGGGTGTGCGGTTCCGGTGCAGGTGCCGCCGCACGGTGAGGAACCGCCAGATCCCGAGCACCATCACGAGCGCGCCGGCCACGAGCAGGACCCAGCCCCCGCTCCGGGCGGCCGGGGTTTCGACGAACCCGAGCAGTCCGGCCCCCGCCCCGGCGAGCGCG
This is a stretch of genomic DNA from Longimicrobium sp.. It encodes these proteins:
- a CDS encoding DUF202 domain-containing protein, whose product is MASETELRDQLALDRTFLANERTLLAYVRTALALAGAGAGLLGFVETPAARSGGWVLLVAGALVMVLGIWRFLTVRRHLHRNRTPAAQA